The proteins below are encoded in one region of Garra rufa chromosome 12, GarRuf1.0, whole genome shotgun sequence:
- the LOC141347593 gene encoding protein MTSS 1-like, translating to MRLGVLIHHYIIHLCYSEVYEADRSEDLDLCLCGDCEEKEHCKDDVRMQLDSALQDVNTRYAVLEETEKRAVCRALIEERGRFCSFVTMLKPVLDEEISMLGEVTHLQTILEDLGNLTADPNSLPPASEQVILDLKGSDYSYSYQTPPASPSNTLSRKSSISSNYTSVRHVPSLDSISSAVDGLHLRAPDVTQRSHSPLLLVGGEEGARSLSEGNSPTIPRTGHRGQHLRHRSTEKGQISPGTENGTSMPPLHKAYSGHEERARALSTSGKPQSAREQLALTLGGGLNSEAPRTSRDSLHCSSGYSTQTTTPSCSEDTIPSQHAVKKEPPLYDYDYISLHGGEDALSQSEFDKSSTIPRNSDLSLNYRKMFQSKRPASTVSLLMDPEPIGPHTATIRRKPSSKPNIRRGTISGGVPIPISTPQVPLKASVSTAGLSGSDETMCPPGVTQSNRVHGSDLVHTRHNLCTSTQSLSAMPPPYYSMFPGHPPVGGTEPLYQLSKQQQYALHQQQQRQYHHHQQQQHQQLQHQYNQQQYNQQQYNHQQQYNQAQELQYQQIHQKELQQKLVRQQHQNQQLAAHNSSVPNESAQINSSQPGVDHVDGVADPGSGGDMLSMIRRGVKLRRTLTNDRSAPLITPDHLN from the exons GTAAAGACGATGTGCGGATGCAGCTAGACAGTGCTCTTCAAGACGTCAACACGCGCTACGCAGTTTTAGAGGAGACCGAGAAGAGAGCCGTGTGTCGAGCACTTATTGAGGAAAGAGGAAGATTCTGCTCATTCGTCACAATGCTCAAACCTGTCCTG GATGAAGAGATAAGCATGCTTGGTGAAGTCACCCACTTGCAGACAATTCTAGAAGACCTTGGCAACTTGACGGCTGATCCCAACTCACTGCCTCCTGCTAGTGAACAG GTTATTCTTGATCTGAAAGGCTCGGACTACAGCTACTCGTATCAGACTCCACCTGCGTCTCCTAGTAACACTTTATCACGCAAGAGCAGCATCAGCAG taaCTACACCTCTGTGCGTCATGTCCCATCTCTGGACTCCATCTCCAGCGCAGTGGATGGGCTTCATCTGCGAGCACCAGATGTAACACAG CGCTCACACAGTCCTCTCCTCCTGGTCGGAGGGGAGGAAGGCGCTCGCTCTCTCAGTGAGGGGAATTCTCCCACAATCCCTCGCACGGGCCACCGTGGCCAACACCTTCGGCACAGGAGCACT GAGAAAGGTCAGATCTCTCCTGGCACAGAGAATGGGACCTCCATGCCCCCACTGCACAAAGCATACAGCGGGCATGAGGAGAGAGCCAGGGCACTGTCCACCTCGGGCAAG CCACAGTCAGCCAGGGAGCAGCTGGCTCTTACTCTTGGAGGCGGGCTTAATTCAGAAGCTCCTCGGACCAGCCGAGACTCCCTCCACTGCTCCAGCGGATACAGCACTCAGACGACCACGCCATCCTGCTCAGAAGACACAATTCCCTCGCAGCATG CGGTAAAGAAAGAACCTCCTCTATATG ATTATGACTACATCTCCCTGCATGGAGGAGAAGATGCCCTCAGCCAGTCTGAATTTGATAAATCTTCCACAATTCCTCGCAACAGCGACTTGAGCCTCAATTACCGCAAAATGTTTCAAAGCAAGAGGCCTGCATCTACCGTCAGTCTGCTGATGGATCCCGAGCCAATAGGGCCCCACACGGCCACCATCCGCCGTAAACCCTCCAGCAAGCCCAATATCCGCCGTGGGACCATCAGTGGAGGAGTGCCTATCCCCATCTCCACACCACAG GTGCCGCTGAAGGCGTCCGTTTCCACCGCCGGCCTGAGTGGCAGTGATGAGACCATGTGTCCTCCTGGGGTGACTCAGAGTAACAGGGTACATGGTTCTGATCTGGTTCACACCAGACATAACCTCTGTACGTCCACTCAGAGTCTGAGTGCAATGCCGCCTCCATACTATTCCATGTTCCCTGGGCATCCACCAGTGGGCGGCACAGAGCCGCTGTATCAACTGAGCAAGCAACAGCAGTATGCACTGCACCAACAGCAGCAGAGGCAATATCATCATCACCAACAGCAACAACATCAGCAACTGCAACACCAATACAATCAACAGCAATATAATCAACAACAGTACAATCACCAACAGCAATATAACCAAGCGCAGGAGCTGCAATATCAGCAGATACATCAAAAAGAGCTCCAGCAGAAACTCGTACGGCAGCAGCATCAAAATCAGCAGCTGGCAGCTCACAATTCTAGCGTGCCCAATGAAAGCGCGCAGATCAATTCCTCGCAGCCTGGCGTGGATCATGTCGACGGCGTTGCTGATCCAGGCAGCGGAGGTGATATGTTGAGTATGATCCGCAGAGGAGTAAAACTACGTCGGACACTTACCAACGATCGTTCGGCGCCGTTAATCACCCCCGATCATCTCAACTGA